Proteins from one Ketobacter alkanivorans genomic window:
- a CDS encoding response regulator: MRTDTTESTQPYVIIVEDDERLAELTAEYLRSNGLRVEVIGDGSVAIGAIIDRQPDIVVLDLMLPGADGLEVCKSVRDKFRKPILMLTARTDDVDQVLGLEMGADDYVAKPVKPRVLLARIRALLRRSDSADAQQEKNGNESTQNRLEFGDLVIDNSAREVWLGGEAVDLTSAEYDLLWLLASNAGTILSREEIFERLRGIQYDGQDRSIDVRVSRIRPKVGDDPMNPRRIKTVRSKGYLFVRDLT, translated from the coding sequence ATGCGCACAGATACCACAGAAAGTACCCAGCCCTATGTGATTATCGTCGAAGATGACGAGCGTCTCGCGGAGCTTACGGCAGAATACCTTCGTAGCAATGGATTAAGGGTCGAAGTTATTGGCGATGGCAGTGTTGCCATTGGCGCCATCATAGATCGCCAGCCGGATATTGTAGTGCTGGATTTGATGTTGCCCGGCGCAGATGGACTGGAGGTGTGCAAAAGCGTACGCGACAAATTCAGAAAACCCATTCTCATGCTGACTGCCCGTACCGATGATGTGGATCAGGTGCTGGGCCTGGAAATGGGCGCCGATGATTACGTCGCAAAACCGGTTAAGCCTCGAGTGCTGTTGGCCCGTATTCGCGCATTGCTGCGACGCTCTGATAGCGCCGATGCACAGCAAGAGAAAAACGGCAACGAATCTACGCAGAACCGCCTTGAGTTTGGTGATCTGGTCATTGATAACAGCGCCCGTGAAGTATGGTTGGGAGGTGAGGCGGTTGACCTGACCAGCGCCGAGTACGACTTGTTATGGCTACTGGCTTCAAATGCCGGCACCATCTTGTCACGGGAGGAAATCTTCGAACGCCTGCGCGGTATTCAGTATGATGGCCAGGATCGTTCTATTGATGTGCGCGTGTCACGGATTCGTCCCAAGGTGGGCGATGACCCTATGAATCCCCGTCGTATCAAAACGGTCAGAAGCAAAGGCTACCTGTTTGTGCGGGATCTTACCTGA
- a CDS encoding ATP-binding protein, with protein MNSIFLRIYGGMVLVCLVIGVVFYLSLEAINFFRLQYFRTTLVTGPVQLIAELTQNQPEDYRSRWVEEVGRLLDAQMQLVDRSAVELSPSEENELSENKVLLRLIDEFNREGEAIVAIPDRDSVRYLVARGEYLTEQQGRGTAELVAQYLSRYPVDQWNGQLARINKVFGFPVRRIAPFEVKLDDDKKHRLFNEEQAVVNFEGNRGNNTQITAYKLLNETGEVLQLGPQNMFNWYPFELMAVMVVIALGMVGFAVYLLVKPLENRLSNLEKAVLRIRGGDLNARAPVEGSDAIGQLAGTLNGMTEHIQRLLNSQKELTRAVSHELRTPVARIRFGLEMLIDADNDEQRLRQVDLIDLDIEQLDKLIDEILTYSKLEEGTPVLDFVMIDLDALMRRVEQESKALSGDKQVVYVPPDLPEERCYAEGEERYVHRVVQNLVGNALRYAQGRVEITFSAMGDVFRIDVHDDGPGIPESDRKRVFQPFTRLDDSRTRASGGYGLGLSIVNRIAYWHGGRVRVGESELGGAKFSFLWPRLQSLRESN; from the coding sequence TTGAACAGTATTTTTCTTCGAATATACGGTGGCATGGTCTTGGTCTGTCTTGTGATCGGGGTTGTCTTCTACCTGTCGCTCGAGGCCATCAATTTTTTCCGCCTGCAGTATTTCCGCACCACGCTGGTGACTGGGCCTGTTCAGCTGATCGCTGAGCTGACCCAGAATCAGCCTGAGGATTATCGATCCCGCTGGGTTGAGGAGGTCGGCCGTTTACTGGATGCCCAGATGCAGCTGGTGGATCGCAGTGCTGTGGAGCTGTCTCCTTCGGAAGAGAACGAGCTGAGTGAAAACAAGGTTCTGTTGCGGCTGATCGATGAATTTAATCGAGAAGGTGAAGCCATTGTCGCTATTCCTGATCGCGACTCGGTGCGTTATCTGGTGGCACGAGGCGAATATCTTACGGAGCAGCAGGGCCGGGGAACGGCGGAGCTGGTTGCCCAGTACCTATCCCGTTATCCGGTGGATCAATGGAATGGTCAGCTCGCACGTATCAACAAAGTTTTTGGGTTTCCTGTCCGCAGAATCGCTCCCTTTGAAGTGAAGCTGGATGATGACAAAAAGCATCGCTTGTTCAATGAAGAGCAGGCCGTAGTCAATTTTGAGGGCAACCGTGGCAACAACACGCAAATTACCGCGTATAAACTGCTGAACGAAACCGGTGAAGTGTTGCAGCTTGGCCCCCAGAACATGTTCAACTGGTATCCGTTTGAGCTGATGGCGGTGATGGTGGTGATTGCTTTGGGTATGGTGGGCTTTGCAGTCTATCTGTTGGTGAAGCCGTTGGAGAACCGCCTCTCTAATCTGGAAAAAGCGGTATTACGCATACGGGGCGGAGATCTGAATGCTCGAGCCCCTGTGGAAGGATCCGATGCGATTGGTCAGTTGGCAGGTACGCTCAATGGTATGACCGAGCACATTCAGCGCTTACTGAATTCACAAAAGGAATTGACCCGAGCCGTATCTCACGAGCTGCGCACCCCGGTGGCGCGGATTCGATTTGGCCTGGAAATGCTGATCGACGCCGATAACGATGAACAGCGTCTGCGGCAGGTTGACTTGATTGATCTGGATATCGAGCAACTGGACAAACTGATTGATGAAATCCTTACATACTCGAAGCTGGAAGAGGGTACGCCGGTTCTTGATTTTGTGATGATCGACCTGGATGCACTGATGCGTCGAGTAGAGCAGGAGAGCAAAGCGCTGTCCGGTGATAAGCAAGTGGTGTATGTGCCACCGGATCTGCCGGAAGAGCGCTGTTACGCAGAAGGCGAAGAGCGCTATGTGCATCGGGTGGTGCAGAACCTGGTGGGCAATGCATTGCGTTATGCCCAGGGCCGGGTTGAAATCACGTTCTCTGCCATGGGGGATGTGTTCCGCATTGATGTGCACGATGATGGGCCTGGTATTCCGGAGTCTGATCGCAAGCGTGTATTCCAGCCCTTTACCCGCTTGGATGACAGCCGCACCCGTGCCTCGGGTGGTTATGGGCTGGGTTTGTCCATCGTGAATCGCATCGCCTATTGGCACGGTGGCCGTGTGCGGGTGGGCGAAAGTGAGCTTGGCGGAGCAAAATTCAGTTTCCTGTGGCCCCGCTTGCAAAGCCTGCGGGAATCGAATTAA
- a CDS encoding LysR family transcriptional regulator, which produces MARIEVKHLRTLSALRDCGSLVDAAQQVHLTQSALSHQLKELEDRLGQPVVIRKSKPIKFTKSGERLLQLADQMLPAVEQAEQDIVRMAEGKQGRLHIAIECHSCFDWLMPTIDEYREDWPDVEIDLISGFNFDPLPALARAELDLVITSDPQNLPGIRYVPLFQYEALLCVAKDHDLAKKPVITPQDLATETLITYPVEHSRLDVFKYFLLPANVLPTHIRTAELTIMIIQLVASGRGVCALPNWGITDYLEKGYVVARSLGEDGIWTNLYAAIRDDHADAPYMEEFINTARECSQRNLRGILEPEEF; this is translated from the coding sequence ATGGCACGCATAGAAGTCAAACACCTTCGCACACTATCAGCCCTAAGGGACTGCGGCAGCCTAGTAGACGCAGCCCAACAGGTACATCTGACTCAGTCAGCCCTTTCCCACCAACTTAAAGAGCTGGAGGATCGTCTGGGGCAACCTGTGGTGATCCGAAAATCCAAGCCCATTAAGTTTACCAAGAGCGGTGAGCGCCTTTTGCAGTTGGCTGATCAGATGTTGCCTGCTGTAGAACAGGCAGAACAGGATATAGTGCGCATGGCGGAAGGCAAACAGGGGCGCCTGCATATCGCCATCGAGTGCCATAGCTGCTTTGACTGGCTAATGCCCACCATCGATGAATATCGTGAAGACTGGCCAGATGTGGAAATTGATCTGATCAGCGGCTTCAACTTTGATCCACTGCCGGCGCTGGCTCGGGCGGAGCTGGATCTGGTGATCACATCCGATCCACAAAATTTACCCGGCATTCGTTATGTGCCGCTTTTTCAATATGAAGCGCTGCTCTGTGTCGCCAAAGATCATGACCTTGCTAAAAAGCCTGTCATCACACCGCAAGATCTTGCCACTGAAACCCTGATTACCTATCCGGTTGAACACTCCAGGCTGGATGTATTCAAATACTTTTTGTTACCCGCCAATGTACTGCCCACCCACATTCGTACAGCCGAATTGACCATTATGATCATTCAACTGGTGGCGTCCGGGCGCGGAGTATGTGCCTTGCCTAACTGGGGCATCACTGACTATCTGGAAAAAGGCTATGTTGTGGCCCGATCATTGGGAGAGGATGGTATTTGGACGAACCTCTATGCTGCCATCCGGGACGATCACGCCGACGCCCCGTATATGGAGGAGTTTATTAACACGGCCAGAGAGTGCAGCCAAAGAAATCTTCGCGGGATTCTGGAACCAGAAGAGTTTTAA
- the glpD gene encoding glycerol-3-phosphate dehydrogenase has product MQSADIHQGNSADSGCYDLFIVGGGINGTGIADAASTRGLKVALCEQNDLASATSSASSKLIHGGLRYLEHYEFRLVREALAEREILLHKAPHLIKPLRFVLPHRPHLRPAWMIRIGLFMYDHLTRRNKIPGSTGLTFANEDTNNPLLNSINKGFQYYDCRVDDARLVITNAIAARDKGAHIQVHTRCVGAKRVDGLWHIRLEDKRSGKQSTCTAKALVNASGPWAQRFIEQSLHTRSPRKVNLIKGSHFVTRKLYEGDQAYILQNEDQRIVFVIPYQDDFTLIGTTDKVYSGDPSNVEMDADEERYLLDIVNAHFKQPLTGNDILWKYSGVRPLCDDESDSPSAMTRDYTLDIEADENKQAPLLSIFGGKITTYRRLSLAAMKSLKAYLPEINNVEDENTTLPGGDIGETDYDVWVALVQQQYEWLDGQCCKRLCDTYGTRMHSLLSGCRHIDDLGHHFGAGLFQQEVDYLMQQEWANTAEDIIWRRSKLGLRLDPQQIAALSAYVAEGSIAPANTPEAKSAPHEKLKHAV; this is encoded by the coding sequence ATGCAATCCGCCGATATACATCAAGGCAACTCAGCAGACTCAGGCTGCTACGATCTGTTCATCGTAGGCGGAGGCATTAACGGTACGGGCATTGCGGATGCAGCCAGTACCCGAGGCTTAAAAGTGGCGCTCTGTGAGCAGAACGATCTAGCCAGCGCCACATCCTCTGCCAGCAGCAAGCTTATTCATGGTGGTCTACGCTATCTGGAGCACTATGAGTTCAGACTCGTAAGGGAAGCGCTGGCAGAAAGAGAAATTCTTTTGCACAAGGCACCACACCTGATCAAACCTTTGCGCTTTGTGCTGCCACATCGACCTCACTTGCGCCCGGCCTGGATGATCCGAATCGGCTTATTCATGTACGATCACCTGACTCGCCGCAACAAAATACCCGGTTCAACAGGGCTCACGTTCGCAAATGAGGATACCAACAACCCACTGCTGAACAGCATCAACAAAGGCTTCCAGTATTATGACTGCCGCGTGGATGATGCACGACTGGTGATCACCAACGCGATTGCTGCGCGAGACAAAGGTGCGCACATACAGGTTCATACCCGCTGCGTGGGCGCCAAACGCGTGGACGGTTTATGGCACATCCGCCTTGAAGATAAACGCAGCGGGAAGCAATCCACTTGTACTGCGAAGGCCCTCGTGAATGCATCCGGCCCTTGGGCTCAGCGCTTTATTGAACAAAGCCTGCATACGCGCTCACCACGCAAAGTTAATCTGATCAAAGGCAGCCATTTTGTCACCCGCAAACTCTACGAAGGTGACCAGGCCTACATTCTTCAAAACGAAGACCAGCGCATTGTATTTGTGATTCCCTATCAGGATGATTTCACACTGATAGGCACTACCGACAAAGTCTATAGCGGTGATCCCTCGAACGTAGAAATGGATGCTGATGAAGAGCGTTACTTGCTCGATATCGTCAACGCCCATTTTAAACAGCCGCTTACTGGCAACGACATTCTCTGGAAGTACTCTGGCGTGCGGCCACTGTGTGATGACGAGTCCGACTCCCCTTCAGCCATGACCCGTGACTACACACTGGATATCGAGGCGGATGAGAACAAACAGGCGCCATTACTGAGCATATTCGGTGGCAAGATCACCACCTACCGCCGCCTGTCATTGGCTGCCATGAAATCCCTGAAAGCTTATCTTCCTGAAATAAATAATGTGGAGGATGAAAACACCACTCTACCCGGTGGGGACATTGGCGAAACCGATTACGATGTATGGGTCGCATTAGTACAACAACAGTACGAATGGCTGGATGGCCAATGCTGCAAGCGCCTGTGCGACACTTACGGCACCCGAATGCATTCGCTTTTGAGCGGCTGCCGACATATTGATGACTTGGGCCATCATTTTGGTGCAGGCCTGTTCCAACAGGAAGTGGACTACCTGATGCAACAGGAATGGGCCAACACCGCCGAAGACATCATCTGGCGTCGCAGTAAATTAGGGTTGCGACTTGATCCGCAACAGATTGCCGCTCTGAGTGCCTATGTAGCGGAAGGCTCCATTGCGCCGGCGAATACGCCTGAGGCAAAAAGCGCCCCCCACGAGAAGCTTAAACACGCAGTCTAG
- a CDS encoding multiheme c-type cytochrome — translation MLRTITKQCLFLILCLLSFQGLALQESTETSYIGSQQCSSCHQQQYNKWQQSHHFKAMEPPNKTSVLGNFSNTTYLHKGVKSTFSSRGDTFFISVTENNGPTQEYPIAYTFGFYPLQQYLLDIGNGKLQAYNVAWDSRPTSAGGQRWFQLLEDQANAANSEFNWDRHLYNWNSRCAECHSTNVDKNYDPDSLSYKTSFEEINVGCEACHGPGSLHQQLVQTNQYKKSENTGFSTQLTAVIPFQFTNDSPIAQPINGKKAKDEQSKQVNACGGCHSRRQVIGSIDPAKPYHDQFRLSLIHDPLYFADGQIQDEVFVLGSFMQSKMYQQGVTCTHCHDAHSGETLLPDNALCSQCHAANTYATPQHHKHSADSPGSQCVNCHMPETVYMGVDPRRDHSFSVPGAAHDADTPNACQQCHDSSIQGWSKYTDVFSSLNDRARKADTLALRDMNNYINSPQYPDIRKATLLDLAAEMPARLTVETITQQLQSTNALLRRSAVDASRFLPLDMRWSLLNPHMDDPAADVRFSVAEQLAPTLQHLNSSDAARLQKLLNEHHAQMIASEDMASGQAAIANFALALGKPEDAIASLERALNIEPNYLPAHLNLADIYRSQHQPLLEKQYLDKAIVLDADNAAVQHAYGLFLIRQKQTQNALAYLRKATEVEPTQVRFFYVYAVALDSVMQTQQAIETLQQANQRWPNHYNILLALVEYLEKSQREAESWPYLSTLSAIAPNDPAIKDRVERLRAKTP, via the coding sequence ATGCTAAGAACCATTACCAAACAATGCCTATTCCTGATTCTTTGCCTTTTGTCCTTCCAGGGGTTGGCCCTTCAAGAATCCACCGAAACATCTTACATCGGCAGCCAGCAGTGCAGTTCTTGTCATCAGCAGCAATACAATAAATGGCAACAGTCTCATCACTTCAAAGCCATGGAGCCCCCTAATAAAACCTCGGTGTTGGGGAACTTCAGCAATACAACGTATCTGCACAAGGGCGTTAAATCGACATTTTCCAGTCGCGGAGACACTTTTTTCATTTCAGTCACAGAAAATAACGGGCCGACACAAGAATATCCGATTGCTTATACCTTTGGATTCTACCCGCTGCAGCAATACTTACTGGATATCGGTAACGGCAAACTTCAGGCATATAATGTCGCGTGGGACAGTCGCCCAACATCTGCAGGCGGTCAGCGCTGGTTCCAGTTATTAGAGGATCAAGCCAATGCTGCCAATAGCGAATTCAACTGGGATCGACATCTGTATAATTGGAACAGCCGCTGTGCAGAATGTCATTCTACGAATGTTGACAAGAATTATGATCCCGACTCTTTAAGCTACAAAACAAGCTTTGAAGAAATAAATGTCGGTTGCGAAGCCTGCCATGGCCCCGGCTCTCTACACCAACAGCTGGTGCAGACGAACCAATACAAAAAGTCCGAAAATACCGGGTTTAGCACCCAGCTCACCGCGGTTATTCCATTTCAGTTCACGAACGATTCCCCCATCGCACAACCTATAAACGGCAAAAAAGCGAAGGATGAACAATCCAAACAAGTAAACGCGTGTGGTGGCTGCCATTCACGCAGACAGGTTATTGGCTCTATTGATCCCGCCAAACCCTACCATGATCAGTTCCGCCTCTCCCTGATACATGACCCTTTGTATTTTGCTGATGGCCAGATACAGGATGAAGTATTTGTTCTGGGCTCTTTTATGCAATCAAAGATGTACCAACAAGGTGTGACCTGTACTCACTGCCATGATGCCCATAGTGGCGAAACGCTCCTGCCAGACAACGCACTCTGCTCTCAGTGCCATGCAGCCAATACCTATGCCACACCTCAACACCATAAGCATTCAGCCGATTCACCGGGCAGCCAGTGCGTGAACTGTCATATGCCAGAGACCGTTTATATGGGTGTTGACCCTCGCCGAGATCACAGCTTTAGCGTTCCGGGCGCCGCTCATGACGCAGACACACCCAATGCTTGCCAGCAGTGCCATGATTCAAGCATACAGGGATGGAGCAAATACACCGATGTATTTAGCAGCCTGAATGATCGCGCCAGAAAAGCCGATACACTTGCCCTCAGGGATATGAACAATTACATCAACTCCCCACAGTACCCTGACATTCGAAAAGCGACATTACTGGATCTGGCCGCTGAAATGCCTGCGCGCCTGACCGTAGAAACCATCACGCAACAGTTACAATCCACAAATGCACTTTTGCGACGCAGTGCCGTCGATGCCAGCCGCTTCCTCCCTCTGGATATGCGCTGGTCACTGTTAAACCCACATATGGATGACCCAGCAGCGGACGTGCGATTTTCCGTTGCAGAGCAATTGGCTCCTACCTTGCAGCATTTAAACAGCAGCGACGCTGCGCGCCTGCAGAAATTACTCAACGAACACCATGCCCAAATGATCGCATCGGAAGACATGGCATCGGGGCAAGCAGCCATTGCAAACTTTGCACTCGCTTTGGGCAAGCCCGAAGACGCCATTGCCAGCTTAGAACGTGCGCTGAACATTGAGCCAAACTATCTTCCGGCTCATCTTAATTTGGCTGACATTTACCGCAGCCAGCATCAACCGCTACTGGAAAAACAGTATCTGGATAAGGCCATTGTCCTAGACGCCGACAATGCCGCAGTTCAGCATGCTTATGGATTGTTCCTTATCAGACAAAAGCAGACTCAAAACGCGCTGGCATATCTGCGCAAAGCAACCGAAGTTGAACCGACCCAAGTACGTTTTTTTTACGTTTATGCAGTGGCGCTGGACTCAGTCATGCAAACCCAGCAAGCCATTGAAACCCTTCAACAAGCCAATCAGCGCTGGCCCAATCACTACAATATTTTGTTGGCCCTGGTGGAGTACCTGGAAAAATCTCAACGCGAAGCAGAAAGCTGGCCCTATCTCTCGACCCTTTCGGCAATTGCTCCCAATGACCCAGCAATCAAAGACCGCGTAGAGCGGCTTCGTGCTAAAACCCCCTGA
- a CDS encoding arylsulfatase has protein sequence MSRTIKYLLAGLFFTNLASTTFAADKPNFLVIWGDDIGYWNISAYSRGMMGYHTPNIDSIAAEGMLFTDHYGEQSCTAGRSSFITGQSVFRTGLSKVGLPGAELGLREEDPTIAGILKAYGYATGQFGKNHLGDKDKHLPTNHGFDEFFGNLYHLNAEEEPENEDYPKDPEFRKKFGPRGVIHSFANGKIEDTGPLTKKRMETIDDETVAAAQEFMERAVKDQKPFFLWWNATRMHFRTHVKEELRGISGQDEYSDGMVEHDRHVGLLLKKVDDLGIKDNTVVFYSTDNGPHKNTWPDAGTSPFRNEKNSNWEGGWRVPAAVRWPGLVDAGTVSNEIVHHMDWFPTFVEAAGGKDIKARLMKGGVKSISRSYKVHLDGYSLLPYFSGKSEKAERKEIFYFSDDGDLTALRYNDWKAIFMEQKATGTLRVWQEPFVPLRVPFIFNLRRDPFEQAQITSNTYYDWLLDRAYLLVPAQTYVGNFLSTFKEFPPRQKAASFSLDQLMENLNTTIHN, from the coding sequence ATGAGCCGTACGATTAAATACCTGTTGGCAGGGTTATTTTTTACTAATTTAGCCAGTACCACTTTCGCAGCAGATAAACCAAATTTTCTAGTAATTTGGGGAGACGACATTGGGTACTGGAATATCAGTGCCTACTCGCGGGGAATGATGGGCTACCATACCCCCAATATTGATAGCATCGCAGCTGAGGGCATGCTGTTCACAGATCATTACGGTGAACAAAGCTGCACTGCGGGTCGCTCTTCATTTATTACTGGCCAAAGCGTGTTTAGAACCGGGCTGTCAAAAGTCGGCCTGCCAGGCGCTGAACTGGGGCTGCGAGAGGAAGACCCCACCATAGCCGGTATTTTGAAGGCATACGGCTATGCCACTGGGCAATTCGGTAAAAACCACTTGGGTGACAAAGACAAACACCTACCCACCAACCACGGCTTTGATGAATTTTTTGGTAACCTTTATCACCTGAACGCAGAAGAAGAACCCGAGAATGAGGATTACCCGAAAGACCCTGAGTTTCGCAAAAAATTCGGTCCCAGGGGCGTCATCCATTCCTTTGCAAACGGCAAGATAGAGGATACCGGACCGCTTACCAAGAAGCGAATGGAAACCATTGATGATGAGACAGTAGCTGCCGCACAAGAGTTCATGGAGCGTGCCGTTAAAGATCAGAAACCATTTTTCCTGTGGTGGAACGCTACCCGGATGCATTTCCGCACCCACGTCAAAGAAGAGCTGAGGGGCATCTCCGGCCAGGACGAATACTCAGATGGCATGGTAGAGCACGATCGCCATGTTGGCCTGCTACTGAAAAAAGTTGATGATCTGGGCATCAAGGACAACACCGTAGTGTTCTACTCCACAGACAATGGCCCCCATAAAAACACATGGCCAGACGCAGGCACCAGCCCGTTCCGTAATGAGAAAAATTCCAACTGGGAAGGCGGATGGAGAGTGCCAGCAGCGGTACGCTGGCCAGGCTTGGTTGATGCTGGAACCGTATCCAATGAGATCGTGCACCATATGGACTGGTTCCCTACCTTTGTAGAAGCTGCAGGTGGCAAAGACATAAAAGCACGCCTGATGAAAGGTGGTGTTAAATCCATTAGCCGCAGCTACAAAGTCCATCTGGATGGATACAGTCTACTACCGTACTTTAGTGGCAAATCCGAGAAAGCCGAACGTAAAGAAATTTTCTACTTCTCGGATGATGGCGACCTGACGGCCTTACGTTACAACGACTGGAAAGCCATATTCATGGAGCAGAAAGCAACTGGAACGTTACGTGTATGGCAAGAACCCTTTGTACCACTACGGGTTCCGTTTATCTTTAATCTGCGCCGCGATCCGTTCGAGCAAGCACAGATCACCTCTAACACCTACTACGACTGGCTACTTGATCGGGCTTATTTGCTGGTACCGGCCCAAACATACGTTGGAAATTTCCTATCCACCTTTAAGGAATTTCCACCGCGCCAAAAAGCTGCAAGCTTTAGCTTAGATCAGCTTATGGAAAACCTGAACACTACCATCCACAACTGA
- the arfB gene encoding alternative ribosome rescue aminoacyl-tRNA hydrolase ArfB — translation MLSISPSLNIPDDEIELTAIRSQGAGGQNVNKVSSAIHLRFDVASSSLPEVFKHRLLQLNDRRISKDGVVIIKAQQFRTQEKNRLDALERLRDLVKSVTIVQAPRKPTKATKSSQRKRVDSKVQRGKTKLLRGRVIE, via the coding sequence GTGTTATCTATATCGCCCAGTCTGAACATACCAGACGACGAAATCGAGCTTACCGCTATCCGCTCCCAAGGGGCTGGTGGCCAAAATGTGAATAAGGTTTCGTCTGCAATCCACTTGCGCTTTGATGTTGCCAGTTCATCGCTGCCCGAAGTGTTCAAACACCGATTGTTGCAGCTGAATGATCGGCGCATCAGCAAAGACGGTGTTGTTATTATCAAAGCCCAACAATTCCGCACCCAGGAAAAGAACCGACTGGATGCGTTGGAGCGGCTGCGGGATCTGGTTAAGAGTGTCACCATCGTTCAGGCACCGCGTAAACCTACCAAAGCAACGAAAAGCTCTCAACGAAAGCGTGTGGACAGCAAGGTCCAGCGTGGCAAAACCAAATTGTTACGGGGTAGGGTGATCGAGTAG
- a CDS encoding ectoine synthase, which translates to MIVRQLSKAKQSSRRIVSPDGNWESTRLLLKDDQMGFSFHITTIYKGADFHMHYQNHLESVYCMSGRGEVETLADGKKYPIEPGTIYILDQHDEHILRAFEEMSMACVFNPPLSGKEVHNSEGAYDLDAEKIED; encoded by the coding sequence ATGATCGTAAGACAATTGTCAAAAGCCAAGCAATCCAGCCGCAGAATCGTATCCCCTGATGGAAACTGGGAAAGTACACGGCTTCTGCTAAAAGATGATCAGATGGGCTTTTCCTTTCACATCACCACCATCTACAAGGGAGCTGACTTCCACATGCATTATCAGAATCACCTTGAATCGGTGTATTGTATGTCTGGAAGAGGCGAGGTTGAGACCCTGGCGGATGGTAAAAAATATCCTATCGAGCCAGGAACGATTTACATACTAGATCAACATGATGAACACATATTGCGTGCCTTTGAAGAAATGAGCATGGCATGTGTTTTTAATCCACCGCTCAGCGGAAAAGAGGTACACAATTCAGAAGGTGCCTATGATCTGGATGCGGAAAAAATCGAAGACTGA
- a CDS encoding ATP-grasp domain-containing protein, with the protein MSKDPSKGYIAILGWAINAVEAAASFDRRYVIVAPEWAEEYCTAHDIPFVPWNFERLNDRSLEIAQTLKDMGVDVAIPMFEETVEWAGAINSVLLDNPRLFGQSMLMRDKSLMKRRAQLGGIRVGIFEEAHDRDDVIRFLKRVNQTLLKLDGDPNDPIHLKAFDKAGCLGHRVIRTPDEVDAIPDEEFPSLMESHLDGWEFAVEAWIHDGKIAFLNISEYVRLGYSVYVPASPALEEYRPKIVEQIKKLIKTFDIQFGMIHPEYFVTNDGEMYFGEVAYRPPGFKVFELLARVYKGFNAYHATMLVFDPKSTAEEIAAYFPTEIVDATGYAGCFGVYPRRRVVSKLEIPAETEEHPYFESHELTTPLEETVTKRTAFGTHWGLIYFVGDDATEMHKLLQRQEELDFYV; encoded by the coding sequence ATGAGCAAAGATCCGAGTAAAGGGTATATCGCAATTCTGGGCTGGGCTATCAATGCAGTGGAAGCGGCAGCCTCGTTCGATCGCCGTTATGTGATTGTTGCCCCAGAGTGGGCAGAAGAATACTGTACAGCCCATGATATCCCGTTTGTGCCATGGAACTTTGAACGGCTCAACGATCGTTCATTGGAGATAGCCCAAACACTGAAGGATATGGGGGTTGATGTCGCTATTCCCATGTTCGAGGAAACTGTTGAGTGGGCAGGTGCGATAAATTCGGTGCTGCTGGATAATCCGCGCTTGTTCGGGCAGTCCATGTTGATGCGGGACAAATCGCTGATGAAGCGTCGTGCGCAGCTTGGCGGCATTCGCGTGGGTATTTTTGAAGAAGCACATGATCGCGATGATGTGATTCGGTTTCTCAAGCGCGTAAATCAAACTTTGCTTAAGCTCGACGGTGACCCGAATGATCCAATTCACCTTAAAGCATTCGATAAGGCAGGTTGTCTGGGCCACAGGGTGATTCGCACACCTGATGAGGTGGATGCCATTCCTGATGAAGAGTTTCCTTCATTGATGGAATCCCACCTTGATGGCTGGGAATTCGCAGTCGAGGCCTGGATACACGATGGAAAGATTGCCTTCCTGAATATATCGGAGTATGTGCGTCTGGGTTACTCTGTGTATGTGCCTGCATCTCCGGCGTTAGAGGAATACCGCCCGAAGATTGTTGAACAAATCAAAAAGTTGATCAAAACTTTCGACATTCAATTTGGTATGATTCACCCGGAATACTTCGTGACCAACGATGGTGAAATGTACTTCGGCGAGGTTGCCTATCGGCCGCCAGGCTTCAAGGTGTTCGAACTTCTGGCTCGTGTCTACAAGGGTTTCAACGCCTACCATGCGACTATGCTGGTATTTGATCCAAAGTCCACAGCAGAAGAGATCGCCGCTTATTTTCCGACAGAAATCGTGGATGCCACCGGATACGCTGGCTGTTTTGGCGTGTACCCTCGCCGTCGAGTCGTTAGCAAGCTGGAGATCCCGGCAGAAACGGAGGAACATCCGTATTTCGAGTCCCATGAACTTACCACGCCACTGGAGGAGACGGTGACCAAACGCACAGCTTTTGGTACTCACTGGGGGCTGATCTACTTCGTTGGTGATGATGCGACCGAGATGCATAAATTGCTTCAACGGCAGGAGGAGTTAGACTTTTACGTCTAG